The region ACGCACCTGCGGCCGAGCAAGGATATGGTCGGCAACACCTTGCCAAAATGGGTAGTCGGCACCCGGACCGGCCGCGTCTTTATCTGCATGGATCCATTCCGGACTTGGACGGACGCACGCCACCGGGCCCCTGGTCGATCGAGCTCCACATAGTGTGCACCTAGCTATGTTTGTACACGAGCCTTTGGTCCATATTGAGTATCCCATCACTAGTTAAGAGCGTCTCTAATCTTCCTCTAAAAATTAACTTCCAAAAAAGTCAGCTTGAGATCTCCGTCCGAGTTTCTTTAGAAGAaccaagctttattgatcaaagttCACCGTAAGAGAATACAGTTTAAATCGTAGGGTTGGCTAACCATCATACATGGCGCCCCCGATTCAACGACATAGCAAACTTGGCTAACAGATGGGCTTCGGTAGTCGATGCCCGACCCTCAAAACTAAAAGACGCATTAAAACTCTCATTCGGGCTGGTTCAGTTCTGTGTGTGAATGCAATCGGCAGGTCGTGACATAGTTCTGAAATAAATAAAAATTGACAAAAAATAGCAGGCTCTGGTATTGAGGGACTGTTATTAAATTATAGAAAATGGTTAGATACAGAGACTTTTAACTCTTGAAGTTTAAGGAGTTAGGTATTGAGGGACTGTTTATAAAGAGTTAAAGCATAGAAAAGGTAGGCAGTGCTTCCCCCGTCGTCCTCAACTATGCTAGTGAGTTGGTAACACCCGATTCCGGCCAAAGTTGGGGGACAATTGGAGTTAACAAATGGAGCTGGGCTGAGGTGGACATGTGTTCACTTGCTTGCCCCGCGATCACAGTCATCAAGCATGAGATAAAGTGAAATGCAAGGGACAGATAGCCGTATAAGTATATTTGCCGAGCCGAGCCGAGGTGGTCGGCAGCAGGCAGCAGACCTGGCCCACCGCGCGCAGGGAAGGCAATGTCCTTCCGGCCTCGGATGAGCTGCTGGTCGACGTCGACACCTGCGTACACGTTTTTGCACATATTTGTTTTTGGCAAACCATGACTAAGCAAGATGATTTGTTAAACATGGACATGGTAGTAGTATTATGTTGACATGAGTAAGGATCAGGTGATACCTACGTCAAGCCGACATCTCCATGCTGGTTGCTTAAATTACGCAGCACCGTATCTtcttcatcataatcataatcataatcatattcATAACACGACGACAGGTGGTCGCCGTACGTCCTGTAAGTGAGTCACTTGCCTTCTGGAAGGTCCAAAGAGAGCTACCATCACTCTGCAACGCGGCCGTCGCGACACTTGGCACATTAAACAGAGAAAACTCGTAACACGTCAACAAACACACATCATCGGCACCGCCACGTCTCAAATCGCGGCCATACGTTTACTACCAGAAGACGATTTTTTCTGTTTTTCACACGTCCCCGATTCCGTTACGTTACCCCAAAGACCAAAGTTGTAGTAGGCCACAAGAGACTTCCTATGATCCTTCCGTTTTAAGTACATGATCCAGCAGCTAGTAACAAAGTTTGGATTTGATTTGGGTTGCTGCCCtgccaagaggaagaagacgagtccccaTCGCAGATTAACAACCGCCGCAAATCTCCCGGCGGGCCCCGGaccggcgtccaccagccgccggcgAGCTGACGAGGCGAACCAAAAGCGAAACCGCCTCCGTGGCTCTTGCTCCGTTTATAAACCGGCACCATCGGACGACACCAGCCAGTCAGAAGAGAAAGGAAACCAACGCAACACATTGGCGCACTCCACGCATCATCGCTAAGCCGGATCCATCATCCATGGAGGCCCTCACGCTCACCTCCCTCCtcaaggccgccgccgccgccttccccgaccGCCGCGCCATCGCCGTCCACGGCAAGATCGACCTCACGCACGCCGCGCTCGACGCCCTCGtcgacgccgccgccgcgcgcctcgccgccggcgcccACGGGCTCCGCCCCGGCCAGACCGTCGCGCTCTGCTTCCCCAACACCGTCGAGGTAACCGATTCTTGATTAATAACCGCCTATATATGAACAAAACCATCCGTCAATGGATGGATCGTCGTCTCAGGCGGCTCTGTTTCTCAATTCGTGTGTTGATTGATGATTGATGTGCGTGCAGCTGGTGGTGGTGTTCCTGGCGGTGATCCGCGCGCGGGGCGTGGCCGCGCCGCTCAACCCGGCCTACACGCAGGACGAGTTCGAGTTCTACCTCTCCGACTCGGGCGCGCGCCTGCTCGTCACCGGCGCCGACGGCAAcgcgcccgcgcaggccgccgccgccaagctcGGCCTGCCCCACGCCGTCGCCGCCACGCTCACCGACGCAGCAGGGCCGCTCGGCCTCACCGGCCTTGCCGGGGACATCCAAGATAACCACCCCGCGCCCCAGAACAACGGCACCGTCCATCAGGACGGAGGCAACGAGCCGTCGGACGTGGCCCTGTTCCTGCACACCTCCGGCACGACGAGCCGGCCCAAGGGGGTGCCGCTCACGCAGCGCAACCTGGCGGCCTCCGTCCAGAACATCCGCGCCGTGTACCGGTTCGCGGAGACGGACGCGACGGTGGTGACACTGCCGCTGTTCCACGTGCACGGCCTCATGTGCGCGCTGCTGTCCTCTCTGGCGTCCGGCGCGTCGGTGGCGCTCCCGGCCGCCGGCCGCTTCTCGGCGTCCACGTTCTGGGGCGACATGCTCGCGGCGGGCGCCACGTGGTACACGGCGGTGCCCACGATCCACCAGATCATCCTGGACCGGCACGCGTCGCTGCCGGAGCCGCGGTACCCGGCGCTGCGGTTCGTGCGCAGCTGCAGCGCGTCGCTGGCGCCGGTGATCCTGGAGCGGCTGGAGGCGGCGTTCGGGGCGCCGGTGCTGGAGGCGTACGCCATGACGGAGGCCTCCCACATGATGACCTCCAACCCGCTGCCGCAGGACGGGGCGCGCAAGTCGGGGTCCGTGGGGCGCGCGGCGGGGTCGCTGGAGGTGGCGGTGCTGGACGAGGTCGGCAGCCAGGTCCCCGCCGGCGAGCGCGGGGAGGTGTGCATCCGCGGGCCGAACGTGACGGCGGGGTACAAGACGGCCGACCCCGGCGCGAACGAGGCGGCGTTCCTGCACGGGTGGTTCCACACGGGGGACATCGGGGTGATGGACGGCGAGGGGTACCTCTCCCTCGTCGGGCGGATCAAGGAGCTCATCAACCGGGGCGGCGAGAAGATCTCGCCGATCGAGGTGGACTCGGTGCTGCTGGGCCACCCGGACGTGGCGCAGGCGGTGTCGTTCGGCGTCCCCGACGAGAAATACGGCGAGGAGATCCACTGCGCGGTGATCCCCCGGGAGGGAACGAGCGTGGCgctgggggaggaggaggtggtggccttCTGCCGGAAGAACCTGGCGGCGTTCAAGGTGCCCAAGAAGGTGTACATCGCCGCCGACCTGCCCAAGACGGCCACCGGCAAGATCCAGCGACGCATCGTCGCGCAGCACTTCTTCGtgcccgcggccgccgccgccgccaaggcctAGAAGAGATCGTCGGTCCGTCGATCGATCACGTCGTCGTCTTTTGTCTGTTTGTTTACGTCGACATAGACAAAACAGGGgattgataatgataatgaaattgcGCGCCACATGACATTGGAGACCGTTGTTGATTTGATTGAGCAAAGATTACACTTTTCACCGCAGTGCATGCCGACGAACAAACCATGGTCGTGTCACCCACGTCATTCTTTTCTCTGAAGGAACCCGACACGAAGCTGCACCCGTGGAGAGGAGCCCGTGAGGGAAGCAGCTCCCCTGACGTACGTTACACGCCGTTGGGGACACTAGCATGTGGGGCTGATTTACAGCGAGCCCACCTGTCAATCGCCGAACGGCACCCTGCCGCACGTGAGGGGGCGCCGGCCACTAACCTTTTTTTTACCACGCCCGGCTAACCAAAACTATACTAATCGGCTGTAATATCCGATTCCGTTCCGTCACGCCATATAAtatgggtctgtctaggacacatctaaacTGATGTTCACTCATTTAACCTGATGTCTCCTTAGTTTgtggtttttttttctattttttttatttttgctgcTGCATTATATGTTTGTGCAAGCTTTTATGTGACATTCTTAAAAAGCATCTAGATGTGAACAAACTGATATAATATAAGAGCGTAGATTATATATTAAACGGAAATGCTGTACGGACGACAAAAGTGTAGACGATGTGAAGACGATTAAAAATCGGGCGGCCATTAGCTCTCCTGTACACATGCATGCGCGGCTGGATTTCACCGTCGTGCATGAATCGTCTGTCTTTGTCGTCCGTATAGCATTGCTGTATATTAAAAACAAAAAGGTAGGCATAGCATCTGATACGTTCGGCGATAGCTCAATGATGAGGGCTCTGTTTCATAGTACTATACTCCACTAGCTTGCTGCTCTGCACTAGCCGAGACGGGAAAAAATGTGGAGAAAGATCGTGCAGTGTTTTGGGCAAGCGGGAACCGGGGACGAGAACGGATACGACCGCCAGGGGCCTTCACCAGATGCGCCCATCTCTCCCTCCACACACTCAACGGACAAACGTTACGCGTACGGGCATCGCGTACGTACTACGTCTACGTTGCTTGCTCCCGTCCCTTCCTTTTTGCATTTGCTGATTGATCTCCGTCACCTTTACTGGACTAGTTTCGTTTGCCGTGGCTCTCATGGGTGGGTGGAAGAGCGCGTGACGTGTGGCCATTCGCCCACAGTGCTCGATCTCCTCCTCTTCTTTCTTTGTGGTGCCGTGCCGTGCCTGGACCAGTGCCAATGTCGACATCTCCTTACCTTGGACTAACAAATACTAATTCCCTCAGATATTCGGTCCCATTGATCCGGGCTAGGGAAAGGTGCGGGCACACCATGCATGCTTGCTTGCTCAATAACCAGGGCCCTCATTCTCCTCACCATGCAAATAAAATCACCTGTACACTTCAGCGTATCAGAATATCGGGTCGACGACGGGTCTGGCCGACTACTCCACCATCCTTCGTACTCTAGAAAAACGACACGGCGTTTGAAAATAAGCTCTATGGAACTTGACCGAACACCTGCAGGGCGTGGTATCCGCCATGGACGTTGTCGACAAGGAGGCGGAGTGTACCTGGTTGCAGACGTCCGGCAATACACGTGCGGCAGCCGGAGATGTACAACGACGGTATCAGAGGAGGAGGGTGTGGATGCAAACTAAGAGGGAGAAGGGCGCTTTGCATAATCTTCTACAAAAGAGTGAGCGTGGGGACAGTGCAACTCGACAAGATTGCATAATCTTCATAATCAGCTCAAAGAAAAAGAAACACTGGAACTATTTCTAGAATTTCTCACCGCGACTGATATGAAAGCCTCTACATGAGATATAGAGACTACGGTCGAACTTGTAGCTGAACTATATAGGTTGGAAAATTCGTGCTGGCCTTTGTGGTATGCAGACGAAATATTGTTGGGCAAACAATGAACCTATAATTCACAGAGAAgtgttgatgggccctgactccggaaATTGGCTATATGCCATCATAATCCGAAATAGTATCCATTCACACAATTCAAGCTTAGAACTTGATGAACCCTTCGAAAGACTTAGAGTCTAAAGAATAGTAATGAAACTGTAAACTGAAAAACATAAAAATGTTTTATAATGCTTGGCTTGTTATGAATATCTTATGACAAGATCAAAGAATTGACTATGACGAGATTGTCTCATCATAGCAATGCTTAAAGTCATTTCGGGTTAAACTAGCAATTATTAAATATTTCAATTATAAGACaaagcagatggatgtcaaaatgattcCCATGAGATGGAAATAGAACCAAGTTTGTATATTTGATACGATGCAAGGTAATTTTGTcgatccagaggatgctagtaagtaTGCAAACTTCAAGATATCTTATAATGATCTGAACCAAGCATAATAGAGTTGGAATCTTCGTACTGGTAAAATGGTCAAATAAATTGATTTCATCGAGTAAAGCGAAAATGCTTTTATTTACAAGAAAGGAAGTGGGAGCATGATAATATTTCTAAACACTATATGtacatgacatattgttgattagaagttATTTTCTTGACACTGATTAAGACTTTATTGAAACTAGTTATTCAGTAAAATACTTAAGCAATGAATAGTCTTGGTATTAGACATAATGATCTATGGAGGTAATAGTGTCTAATCGGACTTAGCCAAAATACATATCGATTGAATACTAAAGCAGTTTAATATGAAAAATGTCAAGAAGAGTTTCTTGTCCATGTcacatcaacaacgaaaagcacaagcttgtagtgggcttatggaaaacatctcaaaattatgaggtgacaaccggccactaacggaaacaattgcttgcttgagatcaacgaagagatgaaaacttcttccaccaagatgataaagagataacttggatcattggcaagcaccacaaatagcaacattcccaatggaaggcttttaggtgaaatatgacacaagataactccaacaacgaggttgatggatttaaaaataactcattcttaacaacatgtgaatcatggaacatgaactcaaattatcaagaatgacataataccacctccaaaatatggtagaaagaattgcactccggattaccatatgaagaaagcttgagctccttaggaaagaatctcgatgaaaactttgagaagggaattaaatccttgatgaaccatcatgtagaacctccatgaagaactccggtaaacaaaaggaatgaaaagaaagagaaattgaaaacacaaggtgaatccttgcaatgatttagatggatctccgtgataattagagcttggaactccgggaaaaagagaagatgaaacaaatgaaaccgagaattttaagggcctccggaataaagaattaatcacttggatgaacaagaataagaattatgttatgcttatccttcaccaattaaattgacgacaatcaacggatttggcatactacttattctcgtagaaaggattaaaagagatatagcgtaaacttgagaaggtcttcaacgaaccaccggtaggattggaacaacaaatgaattgatatgatgaacaaggaagatagatcttgaaagaaccaccgtaagaattgaaaatgatcgaagtaggggtgcatcaccggtaagaattagcaaatgaacgaaggtgcttgagacaaactagatacatgagaacaaagagatcaagaactgattagaggatattcgatagatgcaccggcaagataggagaatgataactgacggctgagaatgaataaacctgaattgatggactccggatgaca is a window of Triticum dicoccoides isolate Atlit2015 ecotype Zavitan chromosome 2B, WEW_v2.0, whole genome shotgun sequence DNA encoding:
- the LOC119366492 gene encoding oxalate--CoA ligase-like, giving the protein MEALTLTSLLKAAAAAFPDRRAIAVHGKIDLTHAALDALVDAAAARLAAGAHGLRPGQTVALCFPNTVELVVVFLAVIRARGVAAPLNPAYTQDEFEFYLSDSGARLLVTGADGNAPAQAAAAKLGLPHAVAATLTDAAGPLGLTGLAGDIQDNHPAPQNNGTVHQDGGNEPSDVALFLHTSGTTSRPKGVPLTQRNLAASVQNIRAVYRFAETDATVVTLPLFHVHGLMCALLSSLASGASVALPAAGRFSASTFWGDMLAAGATWYTAVPTIHQIILDRHASLPEPRYPALRFVRSCSASLAPVILERLEAAFGAPVLEAYAMTEASHMMTSNPLPQDGARKSGSVGRAAGSLEVAVLDEVGSQVPAGERGEVCIRGPNVTAGYKTADPGANEAAFLHGWFHTGDIGVMDGEGYLSLVGRIKELINRGGEKISPIEVDSVLLGHPDVAQAVSFGVPDEKYGEEIHCAVIPREGTSVALGEEEVVAFCRKNLAAFKVPKKVYIAADLPKTATGKIQRRIVAQHFFVPAAAAAAKA